In one Gemmatimonadota bacterium genomic region, the following are encoded:
- a CDS encoding alpha/beta hydrolase has protein sequence MILFPGFEVRWFEVGDVVIHGVVGGSGPPLLLLHGYPQTHTMWHKVAARLAEHFTVVATDLRGYGGSSKPEGLPDHSNYSKRVMAEDQVRVMHSLGFDRFRVVGHDRGGRVAHRMALDHGGRIVQWAVLDIVPTRTMYLRTDRVFAEAYYHWFFLIQPAPYPERMIGADPDFFLTTHLSSRHAGLEPFDRLALAEYRTAFRSSACIHATCEDYRAAASIDLVHDDEDLSRPVRAPLLVLWGQYGIIERCFDPIEDWKERVVSVTGRSIECGHYLAEEAPAETAALLQRFFES, from the coding sequence ATGATACTGTTTCCTGGGTTCGAAGTCCGGTGGTTCGAGGTAGGCGACGTGGTGATCCACGGCGTCGTTGGCGGGTCAGGTCCGCCGCTGCTGCTCTTGCATGGGTACCCCCAGACCCACACCATGTGGCACAAAGTGGCGGCCCGGTTGGCGGAGCACTTCACGGTCGTGGCCACTGACCTCCGCGGCTATGGGGGAAGCAGCAAGCCGGAGGGCTTGCCGGACCACAGTAACTATTCGAAGCGGGTCATGGCCGAGGATCAGGTGCGGGTGATGCACTCGCTCGGGTTCGACCGGTTTCGGGTGGTGGGCCACGATCGCGGTGGCCGGGTCGCGCATCGGATGGCCCTCGACCACGGGGGGCGGATCGTTCAGTGGGCGGTGCTCGATATCGTGCCGACCCGAACGATGTATCTCCGAACCGATCGGGTGTTCGCCGAGGCTTACTATCACTGGTTCTTTTTGATTCAACCGGCGCCGTACCCTGAACGGATGATCGGGGCGGATCCCGATTTCTTCCTGACGACCCATCTCAGCAGCCGGCACGCAGGTCTCGAGCCCTTTGACCGGCTGGCGCTGGCGGAGTACCGGACGGCATTCCGGTCCAGCGCCTGCATTCACGCAACCTGTGAAGACTACCGGGCGGCGGCGAGTATTGATCTGGTTCACGACGACGAGGACCTCAGCCGGCCGGTGCGGGCACCGTTGTTGGTGTTGTGGGGCCAATACGGGATCATCGAACGGTGTTTCGATCCCATTGAGGACTGGAAGGAGCGGGTGGTGTCGGTGACGGGTCGGTCGATCGAGTGCGGTCACTACCTGGCAGAAGAGGCACCGGCTGAAACCGCCGCTCTGTTGCAGCGGTTTTTTGAGTCGTAG
- a CDS encoding MBL fold metallo-hydrolase, producing the protein MPSLPRCRLTPLIAVTALAGCGPTKPAATRWCADVPRPANQVFERVAVTSQWFDVYRVEPGVFALVEANQFQEAISYLIVGSERALLFDTGLGMVPIRPVVEELTKLPIRVLNSHTHYDHVGGNAEFEQVLALDTPYTKANQRGFLHPELAGEVATGSFCHGAPAGLDTAGFRTKPWQPTQLVADGGTIDLGGRRLEIIQVPGHTPDAVALLDRSNGLLWTGDSYYDATIWLYVPETDLDRYEQSLEKLVTLAPALTRLLPAHNTISADPAHLHLALEAIRSVRSGAVKGTEESGNRLVFGFGDFSILTSEPLLDGKKGDRTRGGSGLTTWP; encoded by the coding sequence ATGCCATCCCTCCCCCGCTGTCGCCTCACCCCGCTGATCGCCGTCACCGCCCTGGCGGGTTGCGGGCCGACCAAACCGGCCGCCACACGATGGTGCGCCGACGTCCCGCGGCCGGCCAATCAGGTGTTCGAACGAGTGGCGGTCACCTCGCAGTGGTTCGACGTGTATCGCGTCGAACCCGGCGTATTCGCCCTGGTGGAGGCCAATCAGTTCCAGGAGGCAATTTCCTACCTGATTGTCGGATCCGAGCGAGCCCTGCTGTTCGATACCGGCCTCGGCATGGTGCCCATTCGCCCGGTGGTCGAAGAGCTCACCAAATTGCCGATCCGCGTCCTCAACTCGCATACCCACTACGACCACGTCGGGGGCAACGCCGAGTTTGAACAGGTGCTGGCATTGGACACGCCGTATACCAAAGCCAACCAACGGGGCTTTCTCCACCCCGAATTGGCCGGCGAGGTAGCGACCGGGAGTTTCTGCCACGGCGCCCCGGCCGGGCTCGATACCGCCGGCTTTCGGACCAAGCCCTGGCAGCCAACCCAACTCGTTGCCGATGGCGGCACCATCGACCTCGGCGGCCGGCGGCTGGAGATCATCCAGGTACCGGGCCACACGCCCGACGCCGTCGCGCTGCTCGATCGGAGCAACGGGCTCCTCTGGACCGGCGACTCCTACTACGATGCGACCATTTGGCTGTACGTACCCGAGACCGACCTCGACCGCTACGAACAATCACTCGAGAAGTTGGTGACCCTGGCCCCGGCCCTCACCCGGCTGCTCCCCGCCCACAACACCATCTCCGCCGATCCCGCCCACCTCCATTTGGCCCTCGAGGCAATCCGGAGCGTCCGATCCGGAGCGGTCAAAGGAACCGAGGAATCGGGTAATCGGCTGGTGTTTGGATTTGGCGATTTCTCGATCCTGACGTCGGAACCGCTGCTTGACGGAAAAAAAGGAGACCGGACCCGGGGAGGGTCCGGTCTCACCACCTGGCCCTGA